In the Myxococcus stipitatus genome, GGCCACCAGCAGCAGCAGGCCACCGAGCCCCAGCACACGCGTGAGCGCGCCCGTCCTGTCGGACAGGGGCTTCACGGCATCCCTTCCCCGGGACGAAGCGAAGCTAGTCCTTGCACGCGTTGTCTCCATACTCGTGGTAGCCGCCGCCCTTCCGCTCCGACTTCGAGTAGATGGACTCCGGCTCCTCCGAGCGCGTCGCGCCCTGGAAGAACGGGCCCCGGCAGTTGTAGGCCCGCATGGGCCAGTTGTCGTCGTAGGAGTTGTCGCTGTCCAAGCCGCGCTTGAGCTTGATTTTGTCGGGCTCGCAGTCGCCGAAGCAGGCCTCGTCGTCGCTATTCCAATAGGCCGCTTGGAGGACGTCGCCCGGGACGGTGCGGGTGGGCCGGTCGGAGTTGTTCGGCATCTTCGTCGGGTAATAGCCGCGCGCGAAGGGGGCCTTGGAGTCGTCCTTCACGTGGCGGATGAGGACGGAGTCCCGGATGTAGGAGGTCGTCAGCGGGAAGTCGAGCCCCAGGACGGAGAGCACCGTGCCGATGGCGTTGAGCACCCCGCCGCCGTCGGAGACGATGCCCGCGTAGACGATGCGGCGCACGCGGTCGTGCGTGAGTTGCTGGACGCGAGGGTAGCTGTTGTCCGGATGGTCGCCTGGGTTCCACGCGCGCCACGTGTCGTAGAACATGAAGTGCTTCTCGGTGAAGCGCAGGTCCAGCCGGTCGTCATCGAAGCCGGTGGTGAGGAAGGCGATCTGCGGGGGGATGATGCCGTTCTCGATGCGGACCTCCACCTCCGTCTGGACGGCGCCTCGGCTGGGGTCCAGCCCCATCCGCTCCGCGACCTTGCCCGCGGTGGAGCCGAGCGCGCCCAGCACCTTGCCGATGAGCCCTCCCGCGCCGCCCACTCCCCCGCGCTCCTCCATGGACTCCTCGAGGAGGGCCGCGTCCACCTCCTGGGCGTTGACGGTGAGGGTGAGCCGGTTCTGGAAGCCGACCATGGCCGTGGGCAGCTCGCCTGTCTTGGTGGAGCCGTCGAGGTCCTGGTAGCGCTCCTTCGCCTCGGTGGCGATGGCGCCCAGGTCCGTGCGCACCGTGCGCTCGAAGGACACGAAGCGGGCGAGCTCCGCGGCCTTGAGGCGCACGTGCTGCACCTCCCAGAAGTAGTTCGACCAGGCGACGAGGACGAGCAGGACGGGGACGAGGATGGCGAACTCGGTCGTCGCCGTGCCTCGGCTCGTCCTCTGGGAGGAGCGGCGGTTGCCGCGTGCGGAGTTGCTTCGAGCAGCCATGACGCCTCCGTCAGTAGTTGAGGGCGTTGCTGAAGGCGTCGTTGGCGATGTTCCACTCCGGAATCATCAGCTTCATGACCGCTTCCTCCCAGTGGGTCTTCACCGGGGCGATGCGTGCGTTCCAGAGCGGGTTGAAGAAGTTGGGCTCCTCCCGCCAGTCGCCGGGGCGGTGGTAGATGGCTCGGCCCACGGCCATGGCCATCATCCCGCCTGTCTTCTCCCGGAAGTAGCGCGCGTCGGTGTTGTTCACGCCGCCCACGCCGCCCCAGGTGATGTCGAGGAACCCCGCGAGGATGCCTTCCTTCCTGTCTTCAATCTCCCCCGAACCGTTCTGCGTCATGAAGCCGCTGTTGCCGTCTCCGTAGCCGTGGCGGAGGTTCTTGAGGTGGAAGGGCTCGTCCGTCGCCGCGCCCCCCGCCGCCGTCTTGGGCATCATGTTCTTGGACAGCATGCTGATGTTGCACGGGTAGCTGAAGTGGTACTGCCAGGGCTTGAAGTAGCTGGGGTCCGCCGTGAAGAAGGGCGTGATGCCCATCCAGTCGTGGTGGTCATCCGTCTTCCGCCGGCCATATTCCTGGTGGTAGCCACCCTGGTTGTCCGCGGCGGCGCGGAAGCGCAGGGTGAACAGGTCGCGCCAGCGACCGAAGCACACGGGCCGGATGCGGATGACGATGTCGTCGGAGGCGTAGAGCTGGTCCTTCCGGTTGTCTTCGTAGTCCTCGTCGAAGCTCTTGATTTGACTGTCGGCGGTCTTCGAGATGCGCAGCTGCGCGATGCCGAGGCACAGGTTCATGTTCCACCTGCGGCCGATGAGGATCGGGCCCTTGCCCACGGCGGTCCACTGGCGGCGCACGCCATTGGCCAGGTTCCCCATCAGCAGCCGGTACTTGGCCATGTTGGGGTCGGAGAGCTTGTTGGCATTGAGGAGCTTGGCGCGCTTGGTGAGGCCCGTGGGGTCCAGCATGCTGAAGCTGTGGTCGTTGCTGTGCGGTCCGTCGTCGATGACATGAAGGAAGTTCTTCATGTTGGAGAAGTTGACGGACGCGTTGCCTATCTGGGATTCCGCTTCAGGGTCCGAGCTCCCCATCCCCATGGCGAAGCCAGGATTGGCCTTGGCGTCCGTCTGCTTGACGGAGGGGTCCCCCGACTTCATGACCAGGTCCTTCACCGTGCCGAGCATCATGGCCTCCTGGGCGAGCCACAGCGCGACGTTGAGGACCGTGAGCAGGGGGATGAGGACCTGGGCGACCTTCTCCACCGCCTCTCTCCAGAAGTCGATGGCTTGTTTGACCGCGGCGAAGATGGCGCTCACTGGAGGGATGTACTGCGCGTACTGCGCGATGGTCCCGATGGTCTTGTCCAGATAGACGGCGTGGCTCACGTAGGACATCACGGTGAGCATGGCCGAGTAATGGATGACCATGGCCCGGTTGGTATAGGCCAGGAAGTTGTAGGCCCGGGCCTCCTTCACCGCGAGCGTGTAGGCCTGCGCGTCCGCGGCGTCCTGGAGTTTGATCTTCTCGTAGACGCCATGGCCGATGCTGACGGAGGCCATGACGCTGACGGCGAGCACCAGCATGGCGACCACGCCGATGACCATGGCCTGGCCGCGCTCATCCCGGCGTAGCTTGCGGAGCAGCGAGAACATGAAGGTCCTCCGTTTGGGAGCGCGAGTGGCTCACCCGTCGACGGCACACCTGCCCGGACCGTGCTGGTCATTGTTGAGGAGATTGGACTGCATCCGCATGGACCAGGTGGCCACCAGCGGGATGACGTACTTGCCCGGCGAGCCGCGAGCGACGCGGGCGATGCGGGCGTGGTCCTGGTCCCGTTCGGCGCCGCGGTCGAGGAGGTATTGGGTGGCGCTCCCGCCCTGGACGCGCTGGTTGGCGAACGGGTACCCCTTGAGCTGATCCAGGTACTCGCGGCCCATGTAGAAGCTGTGGAGCTGCCAGTTGGCGAAGGGGATGCGCAGCTCGTAGAAGTAGGTCAGCCGCACGGACAGCAGGTTGGCTTCGACGACGCGCTCATCCCGGGTGTCGTCGTAGTCGATCTCCCGCTCCTCCATGTGCGCGCCGTAGGTGCCGAAGAGCTCGTCCAGGTCGCTCCTGCGCGGGTTGACCACCTCGACGCGCAGCAGGGGGAGCGGCCCGGCGGAGTAGAAGTTGTTGCGGGTCGTGAGCAGCCGCGTGGTGTAGCGGCTGTGGAACCGCATCGCCTGGTCGAGCTTGTCGATGCGGCTGCCCATTCCATCCGAGCCGCTCAAGGGGGCCAGGGTGGGCAGCAGGCCCGCCAGGGCCGAGCGCTCCATCAACGTGCAGTCGCCATGGTTGACG is a window encoding:
- a CDS encoding pilus assembly protein, with amino-acid sequence MAARSNSARGNRRSSQRTSRGTATTEFAILVPVLLVLVAWSNYFWEVQHVRLKAAELARFVSFERTVRTDLGAIATEAKERYQDLDGSTKTGELPTAMVGFQNRLTLTVNAQEVDAALLEESMEERGGVGGAGGLIGKVLGALGSTAGKVAERMGLDPSRGAVQTEVEVRIENGIIPPQIAFLTTGFDDDRLDLRFTEKHFMFYDTWRAWNPGDHPDNSYPRVQQLTHDRVRRIVYAGIVSDGGGVLNAIGTVLSVLGLDFPLTTSYIRDSVLIRHVKDDSKAPFARGYYPTKMPNNSDRPTRTVPGDVLQAAYWNSDDEACFGDCEPDKIKLKRGLDSDNSYDDNWPMRAYNCRGPFFQGATRSEEPESIYSKSERKGGGYHEYGDNACKD
- a CDS encoding TadE/TadG family type IV pilus assembly protein; translated protein: MFSLLRKLRRDERGQAMVIGVVAMLVLAVSVMASVSIGHGVYEKIKLQDAADAQAYTLAVKEARAYNFLAYTNRAMVIHYSAMLTVMSYVSHAVYLDKTIGTIAQYAQYIPPVSAIFAAVKQAIDFWREAVEKVAQVLIPLLTVLNVALWLAQEAMMLGTVKDLVMKSGDPSVKQTDAKANPGFAMGMGSSDPEAESQIGNASVNFSNMKNFLHVIDDGPHSNDHSFSMLDPTGLTKRAKLLNANKLSDPNMAKYRLLMGNLANGVRRQWTAVGKGPILIGRRWNMNLCLGIAQLRISKTADSQIKSFDEDYEDNRKDQLYASDDIVIRIRPVCFGRWRDLFTLRFRAAADNQGGYHQEYGRRKTDDHHDWMGITPFFTADPSYFKPWQYHFSYPCNISMLSKNMMPKTAAGGAATDEPFHLKNLRHGYGDGNSGFMTQNGSGEIEDRKEGILAGFLDITWGGVGGVNNTDARYFREKTGGMMAMAVGRAIYHRPGDWREEPNFFNPLWNARIAPVKTHWEEAVMKLMIPEWNIANDAFSNALNY
- a CDS encoding TadE family protein, whose product is MHSTNEPGGIWDRQAGQAAVETAIIVPMMVFIVLGIIQLGMVHHARLMTEYAVYRAVRSGIVNHGDCTLMERSALAGLLPTLAPLSGSDGMGSRIDKLDQAMRFHSRYTTRLLTTRNNFYSAGPLPLLRVEVVNPRRSDLDELFGTYGAHMEEREIDYDDTRDERVVEANLLSVRLTYFYELRIPFANWQLHSFYMGREYLDQLKGYPFANQRVQGGSATQYLLDRGAERDQDHARIARVARGSPGKYVIPLVATWSMRMQSNLLNNDQHGPGRCAVDG